From the genome of Biomphalaria glabrata chromosome 1, xgBioGlab47.1, whole genome shotgun sequence, one region includes:
- the LOC106074081 gene encoding gigaxonin-like, producing MANLTNNEEPNKKSFYHKHASKLLKSLNESRDRPNLCDAVVIIGSSQIPVQKNILSAASHYFRALFDYDDHITNNAKEKQGVSSGSTVSLDHMGIDENTFKSILDFIYTAEVKLNPHNIQDMLQAADQLLMSDLKDICCEFLDTCINAQNSIGILDFTSQLSCSWLHLKVTQYLDAHFNEVSQYDEFLRLDEERVAKLLSRTTIDVKKEDDVLDIILRWYRFEPENRGSQAIDLMRKVLYAHQLSDGALSKCTELKDQLGHEFLHTIMKLREEQRGNPVIHRGFTRVIVACGGEGTCVDRDDCEIKNYVRCVRPIKTKHPATWIELAPMLNPRCGHGLVEVGGYLYAAGGRDSNCRILNSCEKYDPFTNTWTYVAPMNHARVGFGLVAIENMIYAIGGSNDMTDPLMSVEAYDVFTDKWKPLPDMIMKRAWACYVAAGSKIYVLGGGIIGKFYESVEVFDTRSLTWNAVSPMRERRCDARAVAVGNDIYVFGGFRRIECPSAAHSGHNLKLCGTEFYSEKNDYWMPIQNRSGAVTICAVGESTNISGVLYDEEDILIVGELDMGGDEVHTVRSFNRHTNTWDCLVVTRPKLQTRYQCCLLSLPKNLLYKLLWEQGKLNYSDILMC from the exons ATGGCTAACCTCACCAACAATGAAGAGCCCAACAAAAAGTCTTTTTATCATAAACATGCTTCTAAACTTCTAAAATCATTGAATGAATCGAGAGATCGACCAAATTTATGTGATGCAGTTGTTATTATAGGATCCAGTCAGATACCAGTTCAAAAGAATATTTTGTCTGCAGCAAGCCACTATTTTCG GGCTCTATTTGATTATGATGATCATATTACCAACAATGCAAAAGAAAAACAGGGAGTATCGTCAGGCTCTACAGTGTCCTTGGATCATATGGGGATAGATGAGAAtactttcaaaagcattttggATTTTATCTATACGGCAGAGGTCAAGTTGAATCCTCACAACATTCAGGACATGCTTCAG gCAGCTGACCAGTTATTGATGTCTGACCTGAAAGACATTTGCTGTGAATTCCTTGATACTTGCATCAATGCCCAAAACTCTATCGGTATTCTGGACTTCACATCACAGTTATCATGCTCCTGGTTGCATTTAAAAGTCACCCAGTATTTAGATGCACACTTTAA TGAAGTGAGTCAGTACGATGAGTTCTTGCGACTAGATGAAGAAAGAGTTGCCAAGCTTTTGTCACGGACAACAATTGATGTGAAGAAAGAAGATGATGTGCTTGACATCATCCTGCGTTGGTACAGATTTGAACCAGAGAATAGAGGAAGTCAAGCCATAGACCTGATGAGGAAGGTATTATATGCTCATCAGCTGAGTGATGGGGCACTGTCTAAGTGTACTGAACTGAAGGATCAGCTGGGGCATGAGTTTCTTCATACTATCATGAAACTGAGGGAAGAACAGAGAGGCAACCCAGTGATTCACAGAGGCTTCACTAGAGTCATAGTAGCCTGTGGAGGGGAAGGTACATGTGT agacagagatgactgtgaaataaaaaactatGTTCGATGTGTTCGAcccattaaaacaaaacacccAGCCACTTGGATTGAATTAGCTCCTATGTTGAACCCAAGATGTGGCCATGGATTAGTGGAAGTTG gcgGCTATCTTTATGCGGCTGGTGGTCGTGACAGCAACTGTCGTATTTTAAACAGCTGCGAGAAGTATGATCCTTTTACCAATACATGGACATATGTGGCACCTATGAATCATGCAAGAGTGGGGTTTGGCTTAGTTGCCATAGAAAATATGATCTATGCAATAGGTGGaagtaatgacatgactgatcctcTGATGTCAGTTGAGGCTTATGATGTCTTCACTGATAAATGGAAACCTTTGCCCGACATGATTATGAAGCGAGCCTGGGCTTGCTATGTAGCAGCAGGATCAAAGATTTATGTTCTCGGTGGTGGGATCATAGGCAAATTTTATGAATCGGTAGAGGTCTTTGACACTAGATCACTTACATGGAATGCTGTGTCGCCCATGAGGGAGAGGAGATGTGATGCCAGAGCTGTAGCTGTTGGCAATGATATTTATGTGTTTGGAGGTTTCCGTCGCATTGAGTGCCCAAGCGCTGCCCACTCTGGACACAATCTGAAGCTCTGTGGAACTGAATTCTATTCAGAAAAGAATGACTACTGGATGCCAATACAGAACAGATCTGGGGCAGTCACTATATGTGCTGTTGGTGAAAGCACCAATATAAGTGGGGTGCTATACGATGAGGAGGATATTCTTATAGTTGGAGAGCTGGACATGGGTGGCGATGAAGTGCACACTGTCCGGTCATTTAACCGACATACTAACACATGGGACTGTCTTGTGGTAACAAGACCTAAGTTACAAACTAGATACCAGTGCTGCTTGTTGTCTCTACCCAAGAACCTGTTGTATAAATTGCTATGGGAACAAGGCAAGTTAAACTACTCAGATATTTTAATGTGCTAA